CCTCTGGTAAATTCGCCAGATGAGATTGCTCTGCGATCCGTAGCCATAAATCAAAGTCCTCAGCATCCGTAATTTTTCTGTATCCGCCAACGGATACAAACGTAGACTTCCTCATAAGTACTGTCGGATGCCAGAGGACACTATGCTCAAGCAGTTCCCTCTGAATATCACTATTGTCCAGCGGAACAGTACTCTGATCTCTCGCTAACTTTCCCTTGGCATCAATGATCTCCACTACACCACCGACGACGCCGACCTCAGGATGGGCTTCCATAAAGTCGATCTGCAGGTGGAACCTTTCACGAATGGCAATATCATCGGCATCCATTCTCGCTATATATTTGCCTCGCGCCAATCCGCAACCAAGATTCAGTGATTCAATTAAGCCCCTATTCTCCTGCCGGTGAACGTACAGACGAGGATCGCTGCTCCGATACGATTCAATAATCGAGGACGATCCATCCGTAGATCCATCATCGATGATGATGAATTCAAAGTCTCGAAAGCTCTGTTCCAGAATACTTTCGATAGCTTCACGCAGGAATCGCTCTGCGTTGAAGACGCTCATCACCACCGAGATCGAGGGGCTACCCATAACTCCAACTCCTCTTGCATACCAGATATTCCCGTGCATCGACTAAGCTATGGTTCATACATGGAGGACAGCATAACCATGCTATGAGGCCGAGGGTGCCATGCGCAGCAATTCAAGCACCTTGCGGATAGGGCGTGGGATGCGATATAGCGGTACGAGATGAAGCAGTACACGTAGCGAATAAACGCCACTCGTGACCGCGATGAGTATGCCGAGTACCGATGCCCATAACAATGGGAGAACATAGAATTCAGAAAATACAATGGCAATGAGAACCGCGTATATAATCCCCGTTCTCTTGCTTTCAGCAGACCATCGAAAACCACTGAGTCGGAGCACAACCGCGTATATCATGAAGCCGTGAAAAACATACGATCCAAAGAATGCAATCCCTGCACCTTTGAGACCGAAATGATTCATACAGATCCACGCGAGACCAAGACTAAATACCGACCAGCTTAGCTCACAAGCAATAAGCAGCGCCTGCTTGGCCTTTGCCACAATAATGAATCCCATGGGCCAGGTGACAACCTGAAGAATAGCTCCCAGGCAAATCCAACGAAGAATTTCCACCGCTCCAATAAACTTCGAACTATAAAACAAACTGATAATCAGCGGAGCTACAGTCAGCGTAGCGATTACTCCAGGACCAGCTATCAACAATCCAACTTGAGCCTGCTCATTTACCAGGCGATTACAGGTAGCATGATCATGAATGCTGGTTGTAAGTCGAGGATAAAAATCTGCCCCCATCGCCTGCAAAATAAACCCTACATAAAGTCCACCAAGTGTCCACGCAGATTGATACAGCCCAGTAGCCTCAACACCGAATTTGCGAAGAATCGTAATTCGAATAGCGTATGCAACCCCCATGGTCAAAAGGCCGCTGATCATAAAAGCAAATCCAAGCTTCAAGAGAGCGGAGGATTCACGAAGCACGTCAGAAACCGCTATAGCAGGAACCTGGATTTTGATCCTTCTGCTATACCACCATGAAACAAGAGTCGTCATCACCGCAATAGCGACCAGCGCAGGGACTATGCCTTTTTCGCGAAGATAATACACCATCGTGATGCTGATAATTGTTGCAAGAAATGCGCCCAAAACTCCCATCTTGGCGAGATCCACAATGCGCCTCATGCCTTGAATCAACGTACCTTGCCCCGCTGAGACGAGACTGAAAAATACCCCGATCGATAGGACCGATATCGCCGTGGCATTTTGATAAGTTCCAAAAGTTACGTTGGATATCTGGCGAGAAAACAACACCAGGATGACAGCACCCACAAGACCTAATAGAAGAGATATTCGCCGCAGGACTACAGTCGTTTGCGCAATACGCCGCGCATCATTTGAACCATTTGCCTCGGCTATCTGGCGAACGCCACTGCTATTGATTCCCATCCCTGCAAGCGTCTGAGTCAGCGTCGAAATAGATCCATAGAGCCCAAACAATCCAAACCCCGCAGGGCCCAGCAATACCGCCATCATCTTAGTGCGAATCATGCCAATTCCGATGTTCAGCAATGACGATCCGCCAACCAATGCAGACGATTTTAAAATCTGTCCATACGTTCCCTTCGACGCAGTATCACTCTCTACCTCTTGGGGTAGCGACAACGTCGATGGAATTGAGGCCTCTTTAGCGCAAGATGCTGATGACATATAGTAGGAGTCACATTCAAGTG
This DNA window, taken from Acidicapsa ligni, encodes the following:
- a CDS encoding O-antigen translocase, which encodes MSSASCAKEASIPSTLSLPQEVESDTASKGTYGQILKSSALVGGSSLLNIGIGMIRTKMMAVLLGPAGFGLFGLYGSISTLTQTLAGMGINSSGVRQIAEANGSNDARRIAQTTVVLRRISLLLGLVGAVILVLFSRQISNVTFGTYQNATAISVLSIGVFFSLVSAGQGTLIQGMRRIVDLAKMGVLGAFLATIISITMVYYLREKGIVPALVAIAVMTTLVSWWYSRRIKIQVPAIAVSDVLRESSALLKLGFAFMISGLLTMGVAYAIRITILRKFGVEATGLYQSAWTLGGLYVGFILQAMGADFYPRLTTSIHDHATCNRLVNEQAQVGLLIAGPGVIATLTVAPLIISLFYSSKFIGAVEILRWICLGAILQVVTWPMGFIIVAKAKQALLIACELSWSVFSLGLAWICMNHFGLKGAGIAFFGSYVFHGFMIYAVVLRLSGFRWSAESKRTGIIYAVLIAIVFSEFYVLPLLWASVLGILIAVTSGVYSLRVLLHLVPLYRIPRPIRKVLELLRMAPSAS
- a CDS encoding glycosyltransferase, with amino-acid sequence MGSPSISVVMSVFNAERFLREAIESILEQSFRDFEFIIIDDGSTDGSSSIIESYRSSDPRLYVHRQENRGLIESLNLGCGLARGKYIARMDADDIAIRERFHLQIDFMEAHPEVGVVGGVVEIIDAKGKLARDQSTVPLDNSDIQRELLEHSVLWHPTVLMRKSTFVSVGGYRKITDAEDFDLWLRIAEQSHLANLPEVLLKYRIHPTQISATKCGKQVLGAIAALNSAMLRRRGSPEPFDFNQAITPASLIASGVSEKTLHTTMARSYLTWIRNMYRAGEYSAAIHMFEILRSARCDRAESWIIADSNLWAARAYWHEKKYLLSIIHVGHALIARPVMLGRPLKKMLAWLKMRPRTTVHVSGNSIQ